CTGGCGCATATATGTCTCACACATCCCAACCTTCTCCAATCTCTCCTCTGTAATCTCAGTGCCATAAGGAAACCTTGACGAAAGACAGGCAAACGAGGGCTTGTCCCAGTTTGAAAGTCCGAGCATCCTGCTGATTTCCCTCACCATTGCCTTTGTAAGTCCTGCCTCTACAAGCGGACTCCGTACCCCGAGCCTTTTCGCGGCCTCTATACCGGGACGGTAATCCGACAGATCGTCTATGGTGGTACCACAGGCGATATTGTCCATGTGCAATTCATCTGCGATTGCCTTTAGTTTATCAAATAACTCCATCTTGCAGTGATAACAGCGGTCACTGTTATTTTTGGCGAACTCTGCTATGTCGAGCTCGTTTGATTCAATCAGGATGTGCCTGATGCCTATTGCTGATGCGGTTTTTTTAGCCTCTTCTATTTCATATGAGGGATAGGTGGGGGATGTTGCCGTAACAGCAACTGCACGGCTGTCAAGGGAATCATGGGCGACCCTGGCTATAAGGGAACTGTCAAT
This window of the Nitrospirota bacterium genome carries:
- the larE gene encoding ATP-dependent sacrificial sulfur transferase LarE; this encodes MGSLVVAFSGGIDSSLIARVAHDSLDSRAVAVTATSPTYPSYEIEEAKKTASAIGIRHILIESNELDIAEFAKNNSDRCYHCKMELFDKLKAIADELHMDNIACGTTIDDLSDYRPGIEAAKRLGVRSPLVEAGLTKAMVREISRMLGLSNWDKPSFACLSSRFPYGTEITEERLEKVGMCETYMRQLGFKQFRVRYHGEVARIEVASDELSRFMEDLSLRDTIAKKFREFGFTYITLDLEGYRTGSMNEAIRTF